One Bombus fervidus isolate BK054 chromosome 7, iyBomFerv1, whole genome shotgun sequence genomic region harbors:
- the LOC139988715 gene encoding uncharacterized protein isoform X2, with protein MNICILRTLKSCYSLDCNGAKIVTYGEPCVKARRLPFQIQRPKSCSKEEKAPVSLNFKVVTDMYTQPRHIEYPISVDMPTTTSSPSEKLRMKDTLRGEVYTYNTYVPPAGNPSPPSKNYNFQVENPITANDVTSDDECETTVKRLKGLQSRIDRILVPACEVSSLSCS; from the exons AtgaacatatgtatattaagaAC TTTGAAAAGCTGTTATAGTCTGGATTGCAATGGCGCTAAAATAGTGACTTACGGTGAACCTTGCGTTAAGGCTCGCCGACTCCCTTTTCAGATCCAG agACCTAAATCGTGTTCCAAAGAGGAAAAGGCACCTGTGTCGTTGAATTTTAAAGTAGTTACCGATATGTATACTCAGCCTCGTCATATTGAATATCCAATTTCAGTCGACATGCCGACTACTACTTCGTCACCATCAGAAAAGCTTAGAATGAAAGATACTTTACGTGGAGAAGTTTATACGTACAATACTTACGTTCCTCCCGCTGGTAATCCTTCACCACCTTCAAAGAATTATAACTTTCAAGTTGAAAATCCAATTACAGCAAACGA CGTTACATCTGACGATGAATGCGAAACCACAGTTAAACGACTGAAAGGACTTCAATCCCGAATTGACCGAATACTCGTTCCTGCGTGTGAAGTTTCATCGTTATCGTGTTCATAA
- the LOC139988715 gene encoding uncharacterized protein isoform X1: MYSGMIIWISTVAYLFCSLKSCYSLDCNGAKIVTYGEPCVKARRLPFQIQRPKSCSKEEKAPVSLNFKVVTDMYTQPRHIEYPISVDMPTTTSSPSEKLRMKDTLRGEVYTYNTYVPPAGNPSPPSKNYNFQVENPITANDVTSDDECETTVKRLKGLQSRIDRILVPACEVSSLSCS, from the exons ATGTATTCAGGAATGATAATCTGGATTTCCACCGTTGCTTATTTATTTTGCAGTTTGAAAAGCTGTTATAGTCTGGATTGCAATGGCGCTAAAATAGTGACTTACGGTGAACCTTGCGTTAAGGCTCGCCGACTCCCTTTTCAGATCCAG agACCTAAATCGTGTTCCAAAGAGGAAAAGGCACCTGTGTCGTTGAATTTTAAAGTAGTTACCGATATGTATACTCAGCCTCGTCATATTGAATATCCAATTTCAGTCGACATGCCGACTACTACTTCGTCACCATCAGAAAAGCTTAGAATGAAAGATACTTTACGTGGAGAAGTTTATACGTACAATACTTACGTTCCTCCCGCTGGTAATCCTTCACCACCTTCAAAGAATTATAACTTTCAAGTTGAAAATCCAATTACAGCAAACGA CGTTACATCTGACGATGAATGCGAAACCACAGTTAAACGACTGAAAGGACTTCAATCCCGAATTGACCGAATACTCGTTCCTGCGTGTGAAGTTTCATCGTTATCGTGTTCATAA
- the LOC139988705 gene encoding uncharacterized protein codes for MKNKCSRVFLSYVVLCTATFIAASENQTVITTAIRNRIRNPLSELLQDDLPIVLQSLQLYTTSAEKEIFNREDRGSRKIKNEVAEDDLKLTDNSKKLSKREVTDSLTWEFSKTKFEHSESSPQDPLESHSCETEAAGHGHRHKVGIIVHEYFCELNKFFHYVVDAGQSLKPESPLIHLLNITEDAILFTGLEDLPELIEIGVTRLEAILKHPEKLETLLNIIRKSFRIVTPILKSVIRLKDCTIKFVAHIQDLSNYFKLDYEYIAGILKEFENKVFTFINTALSFIHGCILNPIEETANLFTKAIVWLETTISYLIDYVQQKFYRHLSLLEEAIDILQALYNGYTASGFSKTLNILLQVLGLCKSPTTSEGSLPIAASSQMSQSSISGLLSNEKN; via the exons ATGAAGAACAAGTGCTCGCGTGTCTTTTTGTCGTACGTGGTATTATGTACCGCGACATTTATTGCTGCTAGTGAAAATCAAACTGTCATAACAACAGCAATTAGGAACAGAATACGTAATCCTTTATCTGAATTACTCCAGGATGACTTACCTATTGTCTTACAATCTTTGCAATTATATACAACGTCGGCAGagaaggaaatttttaatagagaGGATAGAGGTAGccgaaagataaaaaatgaagtGGCAGAAGATGATCTg aaGCTTACAGATAACTCAAAGAAGTTGTCAAAGCGTGAAGTAACAGATTCATTGACTTGGGAGTTTTCTAAAACTAAATTCGAGCATTCAGAATCTTCTCCACAGGATCCATTAGAGAGTCATTCCTGTGAGACAGAGGCTGCAGGCCATGGTCACAGACATAAAGTTGGAATTATTGTTcatgaatatttttgtgaacTGAACAAGTTCTTTCATTACGTTGTAGACGCTGGGCAAAGTTTAAAGCCTGAATCTCCGTTGATTCACTTACTGAACATAACTGAagatgcaattttatttactgGACTTGAAGATCTACCTGAGTTAATAGAAATCGGAGTAACGCGCCTTGAAGCAATTTTAAAACACCCCGAGAAATTAGAAACgctattgaatattataagaaaatcTTTTCGTATCGTTACTCCTATTTTGAAAAGCGTAATTAGGTTGAAAGATTGCACTATAAAGTTTGTCGCTCATATTCAAGatctttctaattattttaaacttgattatgaatatattgctggtattttaaaagaatttgagAACAAAGTTTTTACCTTCATCAATACCGCATTAAGTTTCATTCATGGATGCATATTAAATCCTATAGAAGAAACagcaaatttatttacaaaggCAATCGTGTGGCTGGAAACGACAATCAGTTATTTGATAGATTACGTTCAACAAAAATTCTATCGGCATTTATCACTTTTGGAAGAAGCTATTGATATTTTACAAGCATTGTATAACGGATATACTGCTTCTGGGTTTTCGAAAACTttaaatatactgttacaAGTTCTGGGATTGTGTAAAAGTCCTACAACAAGTGAAGGAAGTTTGCCAATTGCTGCTTCTTCTCAAATGTCACAAAGCAGTATTTCAGGATTACTTTCGaatgaaaagaattaa
- the A4 gene encoding apolipophorin-III-like protein, translating into MKTILTIIFAIALVSEAKVAPSSTTNSQGSPEVQLTELINQAQTNINNLAKQIQEQWNIPDQETIVKTVKEQSTNFITNIQSYMKNITEEVKTKTPELERLWDGVKVKLNKVVEDINSGIPNAQQQVNELQTKFQEGVQTVLKESDKAAKSLGQHSGKIQEDLAKFTKQAVDIAVEATQNLNNQLQAAAAQKS; encoded by the exons atgaaaaccaTTTTGACGATCATCTTCGCTATTGCACTGGTCTCGGAAGCTAAAGTTGCTCCGTCCAGTACAACCAATTCTCAAGGATCTCCTGAAGTTCAATTGACCGAACTTATAAACCAGGCTCAAACGAACATCAACAATTTAGCCAAACAAATTCAGGAACAATGGAATATCCCCGATCAAGAGACTATTGTAAAAACTGTCAAGGAACAGAGCACCAACTTCATTACCAATATCCAAAGTTACATGAAAAACATTACTGAAGAG GTCAAGACTAAGACCCCTGAATTGGAAAGACTATGGGACGGCGTTAAGGTCAAGCTTAACAAAGTCGTTGAAGATATTAACAGCGGAATTCCGAACGCTCAGCAACAAGTCAATGAATTACAAACTAAATTCCAAGAAGGAGTTCAAACTGTACTCAAGGAATCTGACAAAGCTGCTAAATCTCTGGGCCAACATTCTGGAAAAATCCAGGAAGATCTCGCGAAATTCACGAAACAGGCTGTTGACATTGCCGTGGAAGCAACGCAAAATCTAAACAATCAACTTCAGGCCGCCGCAGCTCAGAAAAGCTGA